From the Candidatus Atribacteria bacterium genome, one window contains:
- a CDS encoding LysM peptidoglycan-binding domain-containing protein produces the protein MLLFKYKRARNHKIPNFEIGRIWCFAKWFIFFFILFINFLNTGGQRMYVAQKHNSNQKNSVIFFILLLFFIFSISFYSFADNNDEFIAYKITKGDTLWSITQQYKTSLEPILSINNIEDKDSLSIGQIIKIPRNNLPVDDYTTYIAKKGDNLWSIARKYKLSVDSILATNNLANSEFISIGEIIKIPSHEDAVTETDIVEHKVIDEKNTIPNNNISQPENSESIVYEVKAGDSLWNIARKYGVSVELITDVNNLKDKDLLSLGQKLEIPGVGGGISDFDQKQEPTVITYTIAKGDTLWSISQRYDVNMNTIISTNNLKEISQLSIGQKLKLPITNMNIARLEEHTQDTEAEEIIYYVKKGESLWSISHEYNVKLEAIISANSINDASKISVGQQLRIPNIPGVKLSTRNFIWPVRGRITSPYGMRVLKGRKDFHAGIDISGPTGNNIVAAENGRVSYAGYMRGYGNVIILSHDGGYSTVYGHNSINFVKTGQSIKKGVVIAKVGSTGNATGSHLHFEVRLNGKPINPLSYLN, from the coding sequence ATGCTCTTATTCAAGTATAAACGAGCAAGAAACCATAAAATTCCAAATTTTGAAATTGGAAGAATCTGGTGTTTTGCGAAATGGTTTATTTTTTTCTTCATTCTATTTATTAATTTCTTGAACACAGGAGGGCAGAGGATGTATGTAGCTCAAAAACATAATTCTAACCAGAAAAATTCCGTTATTTTTTTCATTCTGCTTTTATTTTTTATCTTCTCTATTTCTTTTTACTCTTTTGCTGATAATAATGATGAATTTATTGCCTATAAAATTACTAAGGGTGATACTCTATGGAGCATTACCCAACAATACAAAACATCCTTGGAACCGATCTTATCTATTAATAATATTGAGGATAAAGATAGTTTATCCATCGGTCAAATCATTAAGATTCCTCGAAACAATCTCCCGGTCGATGATTATACTACATATATCGCAAAAAAAGGAGATAATTTATGGTCAATCGCCCGAAAATATAAACTTTCGGTGGATTCAATCCTTGCTACCAATAATCTGGCCAATTCAGAATTTATTTCTATAGGAGAGATAATTAAAATACCTTCTCATGAAGATGCTGTTACTGAAACAGATATAGTTGAACATAAAGTTATTGATGAAAAGAATACTATCCCAAATAATAATATCAGTCAACCCGAAAATTCAGAATCGATTGTTTATGAAGTTAAAGCGGGTGACAGTCTCTGGAACATCGCCCGGAAATATGGAGTTTCGGTTGAATTGATTACTGATGTAAATAATCTCAAAGATAAAGATCTCTTATCACTTGGCCAAAAATTAGAGATTCCCGGAGTAGGAGGAGGAATCTCTGATTTCGACCAGAAACAGGAACCAACCGTTATTACTTATACGATAGCAAAAGGGGACACCTTATGGAGCATTTCCCAGAGATATGATGTCAATATGAATACCATTATCTCTACTAATAATTTAAAAGAAATATCACAACTATCTATAGGTCAAAAATTAAAACTACCAATAACTAATATGAATATCGCCAGATTAGAAGAACATACCCAGGACACTGAAGCAGAGGAAATAATTTATTATGTGAAAAAAGGAGAAAGTCTCTGGAGTATTTCACATGAATATAACGTAAAGTTAGAAGCCATTATATCTGCCAATAGTATTAACGATGCTTCTAAAATTTCTGTAGGACAACAATTAAGAATTCCTAATATACCAGGTGTAAAGCTTAGTACGCGGAATTTTATCTGGCCGGTAAGAGGAAGAATTACGTCTCCCTATGGAATGAGAGTTTTAAAGGGAAGGAAGGATTTTCATGCAGGTATTGATATTAGTGGTCCTACCGGAAATAATATAGTAGCTGCCGAGAATGGTAGGGTAAGTTATGCAGGTTATATGAGAGGATATGGAAATGTAATTATTTTAAGTCATGATGGAGGATATTCTACTGTATATGGTCATAACTCGATTAATTTTGTGAAGACAGGTCAGAGCATCAAAAAAGGTGTTGTCATTGCTAAGGTGGGAAGTACGGGAAATGCGACAGGGTCTCACCTACATTTTGAAGTAAGATTAAACGGTAAACCCATTAATCCTCTTTCGTATTTAAATTAA
- a CDS encoding ABC transporter substrate-binding protein — MKIKLFMVLLLAIGLVVCVVGTTSASGTLVFGSSGDASRLDPGDVTDGESIQRMDNIFEGLVEYEAGSVLIKPCLATSWEASEDGTEIVFHLREGVKFHDGTDFNADAVVFSFARQYDTTHPYNQYGEWAYWGYMFGDVDRMEKIDDYTVKLILKRPNASIMTSLAMFTVNIVSPTNAEKYKEDAFKNPCGTGPFKFVEWVKDDHITLEANENYWRERAKLDKLIFKVIPDPSARLMALEVGEVQGIEYPNPADFERIKTNKDLVLMSAPGMNIGYMAMNTGYGYIDENKNGVRDLDSEPLVKTPGYFEPLTNKKVRQAINMAIDKQSIVDNIYMGTAIKATNGMPPFMLGYNDAIEDYPYDPARAKQLLAEAGYPDGFEVTLYVMPVSRPYMFDPPKIGEAIQSYLAAVGITVKFYQVDWGTYLQETEAGNHQMCLLGWTGDNGDPDNFMNVLYGANTCSIGAAGNYAFYTNNTNQELLSAALATYDAEKRAAYYKKAQEMIHEDAGWVYLAHSTQNVVFRTNIKGYVLNPTSRKFFYPVWIE, encoded by the coding sequence ATGAAAATTAAATTGTTTATGGTTCTATTATTAGCAATAGGATTAGTAGTTTGTGTAGTTGGAACCACTTCTGCATCAGGTACCCTGGTATTTGGCAGTAGTGGTGATGCTTCCAGATTAGATCCCGGTGATGTAACCGATGGAGAATCTATCCAGAGAATGGATAACATTTTTGAGGGATTGGTGGAGTATGAGGCAGGTTCAGTGTTAATAAAACCATGTTTAGCTACTTCCTGGGAAGCATCTGAAGATGGAACAGAGATTGTTTTCCACTTAAGAGAAGGGGTTAAATTCCATGATGGTACAGACTTTAATGCTGATGCAGTAGTCTTTTCTTTTGCCCGCCAGTACGATACTACCCATCCTTATAATCAATATGGTGAGTGGGCTTATTGGGGGTATATGTTCGGTGATGTAGATAGGATGGAGAAGATAGATGACTATACTGTAAAGTTAATCTTAAAAAGACCGAATGCCTCTATTATGACCAGTCTCGCTATGTTCACGGTTAATATTGTAAGCCCAACCAATGCCGAAAAATATAAGGAAGATGCCTTTAAAAATCCCTGCGGAACCGGTCCTTTTAAATTTGTCGAATGGGTAAAGGACGACCATATTACCCTGGAAGCAAACGAAAATTATTGGCGGGAAAGAGCCAAGCTGGATAAATTAATCTTCAAAGTTATTCCTGATCCTTCAGCCAGGCTTATGGCTTTGGAAGTGGGAGAAGTTCAAGGAATAGAATATCCCAACCCAGCTGACTTTGAGAGGATAAAAACCAATAAAGATTTAGTATTAATGAGCGCACCGGGAATGAATATTGGTTATATGGCTATGAATACCGGATATGGATATATCGATGAAAATAAAAATGGTGTTCGTGATCTTGATTCAGAGCCTTTAGTTAAAACTCCGGGATATTTTGAACCTCTTACCAATAAAAAAGTAAGACAGGCAATTAATATGGCTATTGATAAACAATCGATAGTGGACAATATTTACATGGGGACAGCCATTAAAGCTACCAATGGAATGCCTCCCTTTATGCTGGGTTATAACGATGCAATAGAAGATTATCCTTATGATCCTGCGAGAGCTAAACAATTGTTAGCCGAAGCCGGCTACCCGGATGGTTTTGAGGTTACTTTGTATGTCATGCCAGTATCCCGACCCTATATGTTCGATCCTCCTAAGATTGGTGAAGCAATTCAAAGTTATTTGGCTGCAGTGGGCATTACTGTAAAATTCTATCAGGTTGATTGGGGAACTTATCTCCAGGAGACTGAAGCTGGGAATCACCAGATGTGTTTATTGGGATGGACTGGTGATAACGGAGACCCGGATAATTTTATGAACGTATTATACGGAGCCAATACTTGTTCTATTGGCGCAGCTGGAAATTATGCCTTCTATACGAATAATACTAACCAGGAATTGCTTTCTGCAGCTTTAGCTACCTATGATGCGGAGAAGAGGGCAGCCTACTATAAGAAAGCTCAAGAAATGATTCATGAAGATGCCGGTTGGGTGTATCTGGCTCATTCAACTCAGAATGTAGTCTTTAGAACAAATATAAAAGGTTATGTTCTTAATCCAACTTCCAGAAAATTCTTCTACCCGGTTTGGATAGAATAG
- a CDS encoding bh protein, protein MTRQVKAQLFCLHCNKETNHTITYKGEYLEDIKCIICGNEIRINREKLLETYTTDFIERVLTKPQRITEEVKKDLSHFLKSIPIRILTKPYRVAREIGDILHKEKGKNGR, encoded by the coding sequence ATGACACGTCAAGTAAAAGCTCAACTCTTTTGCCTTCACTGCAACAAGGAAACCAATCATACCATTACTTATAAAGGTGAATATTTAGAAGATATTAAGTGTATTATTTGCGGAAATGAAATCAGAATTAACCGAGAAAAATTATTAGAAACTTACACTACTGATTTTATAGAAAGGGTGCTAACTAAACCTCAACGAATAACTGAAGAGGTAAAAAAAGATCTATCTCATTTTCTAAAGTCTATACCCATCAGAATTTTAACTAAACCTTATCGCGTTGCCCGGGAGATAGGAGATATATTGCATAAAGAAAAGGGGAAAAATGGAAGGTGA